Proteins encoded together in one Camelina sativa cultivar DH55 chromosome 9, Cs, whole genome shotgun sequence window:
- the LOC104710893 gene encoding F-box protein At3g44326-like codes for MLSSSSMVEQPSRIKISGIHAVSSDVLRSNILTRLDGASLAALSCTCSNLHSFSSEDSLWKKQCSLTWPSTLDARVQSIIATFPVGHRTFFSDSFPFLERNGVMNNLPSSVDTTELISAVDIFYKDQVIFSKVHVTETVSGWFLCSPMRIDLVEPKELISTRVSLVNQWEDDTWKSDLEENLSLSWILIDPIRKRAADISTRRPVSVERHWLTGELHVKFSTVFVGGDKKKSQEEVEFTVTVVLAAFNRRGEEKAEVQIREVSLVAEDMEGKNLGGKGSLVILSSAMGMKRRRFRAGGEEDGKEKYREFMERKTGKAVRREKETAIETAACWIAVLLLGFLLCFYLFIHKNMIAIMNKLMK; via the coding sequence ATGCTTTCGTCGTCGTCAATGGTGGAGCAACCATCACGTATCAAAATTTCGGGAATCCACGCCGTGTCCTCCGATGTTTTACGTTCTAACATCCTAACCCGTCTAGACGGTGCTTCACTCGCCGCCTTGAGCTGCACCTGCTCCaacctacactctttttcctcGGAAGACTCCCTTTGGAAGAAACAATGTTCCCTCACGTGGCCTTCTACGTTAGACGCACGTGTCCAAAGCATCATTGCAACGTTCCCCGTCGGTCACCGGACGTTTTTCTCCGATTCTTTTCCGTTTCTTGAACGCAATGGTGTGATGAACAATCTCCCATCGTCCGTTGATACAACAGAGTTAATCTCAGCCGTTGATATATTCTACAAAGACCAAGTGATTTTCTCAAAGGTTCATGTGACAGAGACTGTCTCCGGTTGGTTCCTGTGCTCGCCTATGCGTATTGATCTTGTCGAGCCTAAAGAACTGATCTCGACCAGGGTTTCGTTGGTCAACCAGTGGGAAGATGACACGTGGAAGAGTGACTTGGAAGAGAATCTCTCCTTGAGCTGGATACTCATTGACCCTATCCGTAAACGCGCCGCGGATATATCAACCCGAAGACCCGTCTCAGTGGAACGACACTGGCTGACCGGAGAACTCCACGTAAAATTCTCCACGGTCTTCGTCGGGGGCGACAAGAAAAAGTCTCAAGAGGAAGTAGAGTTCACGGTGACGGTGGTGCTGGCGGCGTTTAACCGGAGGGGAGAGGAGAAGGCGGAGGTGCAGATAAGGGAGGTGAGCCTTGTAGCTGAGGACATGGAAGGAAAGAACTTAGGAGGGAAGGGTAgtttagtaattttgtcatcgGCGATGGGAATGAAGCGTCGGAGGTTTAGGGCGGGAGGGGAAGAGGACGGGAAGGAGAAGTATAGAGAATTCATGGAGAGGAAGACGGGGAAGGCTGTCCGGCGAGAGAAGGAAACGGCGATAGAGACGGCGGCGTGCTGGATCGCCGTCCTCTTACTTGGTTTCCTTctgtgtttttatttgtttatacataaaaatatgattGCCATTATGAACAAActgatgaaataa